The Triticum aestivum cultivar Chinese Spring chromosome 3A, IWGSC CS RefSeq v2.1, whole genome shotgun sequence genome includes a region encoding these proteins:
- the LOC100682420 gene encoding protein DELAY OF GERMINATION 1: MTATSRPQHPNGSLAPASDGGESFAKFFECWILEQSRDLAALRAAATARPDDADLRRLVDRVLGHYEHYYRAKSAAASADVLPMFAPSWISATESLYLWCGGWRPTAAIQLLYSKSGVQLEAKLPAFLDGGSLGDGDLGGLSAEQLQAADQLQRRTIRGEREIEEAAAGAQESLATTKMVELAGKGGVDAAEGMEREMDAKAEAMKRVLEMADALRLETLRGVVGLLRPAQAVHFLVAAAELHLAVHKFGRRKDGAAAAE; encoded by the exons ATGACCGCCACCTCGCGGCCACAGCATCCCAACGGGAGCCTAGCCCCGGCCTCCGACGGCGGCGAGTccttcgccaagttcttcgagtgCTGGATCTTGGAGCAGTCGCGTGACCTGGCCGCGCTCCGCGCCGCGGCCACGGCGCGGCCCGACGACGCTGACCTCCGGCGCCTCGTCGACCGTGTCCTCGGCCACTACGAGCACTACTACCGCGCCAAgtccgcggccgcctccgccgacGTGCTCCCCATGTTCGCGCCCTCGTGGATCTCCGCCACCGAGAGCCTCTACctctggtgcggcggctggcgcCCCACCGCCGCGATCCAGCTGCTCTACTCCAAGTCCGGCGTGCAGCTCGAGGCCAAGCTCCCGGCCTTCCTCGACGGCGGCAGCCTCGGGGACGGCGACCTCGGCGGCCTCTCCGCCGAGCAGCTCCAGGCCGCGGACCAGCTGCAGCGCCGCACCATCCGGGGGGAACGGGAGATCGAGGAGGCCGCCGCCGGCGCGCAG GAGTCGTTGGCGACGACGAAGATGGTGGAGCTCGCCGGAAAAGGAGGTGTGGACGCGGCGGAGGGGATGGAGCGGGAGATGGATGCCAAGGCGGAGGCGATGAAGCGCGTGCTGGAGATGGCGGACGCGCTGAGGCTGGAGACGCTGCGCGGCGTGGTGGGGCTGCTCCGGCCTGCGCAGGCCGTGCACTTCCTCGTGGCCGCCGCGGAGCTCCACCTCGCCGTGCACAAGTTCGGCCGGCGCAAGGACGGCGCCGCCGCGGCGGAGTGA